In the Streptomyces fradiae ATCC 10745 = DSM 40063 genome, CTCCAGCGGCTGCTGCGCGTCGAGAAGCACTCCATCGCCGTGTCGGCGCGGACCGGCCAGGGCATCGCGGAACTGCTCGCGTTGATCGACGCCGAGCTGCCCCGGCCGGAGGTCGAGGTGGAGGCCCTCGTGCCGTACACGCAGGGCGGTCTGGTCTCGCGGGTGCACGCCGAGGGCGAGGTGATCTCCGAGGAGCACACCCCGGAGGGCACGCGCCTGAAGGCGCGGGTGCACAGCGAGCTCGCCGCGCTGCTCGCCCCGTACACGGTCGTCACGGCCTGACGCGACGGGACTCGACGAGGAGGGGCCCCGGACCAACTGGTCCGGGGCCCCTCCTCACGTCGTATGTCGAACGCCCGATCCGGTGGCGGCCGGGCCGGGCGACCGCCTCCCGGCCGGCACCGTCCGTCCCCGGCGGTCACCGCTCGACGCGGCGGTTCCGCCCCGCCCCTCGCCCGGTGCGCACCGGGCGGGCGCCGGCCGCCGGCCGCCGGGCTCCCCCCGGCCCGCGGCGCGCAGGCTCGGGCCGATCTTCCGCCCGCGCCCGCCGACCCGCAGTGACGCTCACCCCACCCCGCGGGACGGGGGGACGGGGGCGGCACGGCTCAGCGGCTCAGCGGTGGAGCTCAGCAGCAGACGCGCGGCGGCAGCGGCTCAGCGCCCCGCGAACTTCTCGCTGACCGCCGTGAACACGCCCTTCGCCTCGGCGCCCAGACGGGGCCCGGCGAGCCAGCCCGCCTGCACCGGCCCGATCGAGGTGTTGGACACCAGCGCCGGCTTGCCGTCCTTGCCCGCGGCGACCCAGCCACCGCCCGACGAGCCACCGGTCATGCTGCACCCGATGCGGTACATCGTCGGCTGCTCGGCCTTCAGCGACAGCCGGCCGGGCTTGTCCGCGCACTGGAACATCCGCTGGCCGTCGTACGGCGGCGCCGCCGGGTAGCCGGTCGCCTCCATGCTCGCGATCCGCGGCGCGGCCGGCGCGTCGAACTCGACGGGCAGGGCCGAACCGACCGTCTCCTCCAGCGACTTGCCGCCGCCGCCCTTCTCCGGCGTCACGTGGACGACGGCGAAGTCGTACGGGGCGCCCTGGCCGCCCGTCGAAGCGCCCTGGTCGATCCACTGCTCGGAGGTCTGCGCCCAGTCGCCCCACCACACGCCGTACGGGGCGACGTCCTCGCGGGAGGCCTTCTCCAGCTGGGCCGTCGACAGGCCCTTGTCGTTGTACGACGGTACGAAGGCGATGTTCCGGTACCAGCCGCCGTTCTTGCCGGCGTGGACGCAGTGGCCCGCCGTCCACACCAGGTTGGACCTGCCCGGGTTCGCGGGGTCCTGCACGACGGTCGCCGAGCAGACCATCGAGCCCTTGGGGCCGTCGAAGAGCAGCTTGCCGGCCTCCGGGGCGCCGTCGTGGTAGGCGGGCTTCACGGCCGTGGCCTCCACGCGCGCGGGCGTCGGGTCCGTCACGCCCGCGTCGTCGGGGATGTCCCCGTCCTCGACGGGCTGGTCCGGCTCCTCCGCCTCACGCATGCGGTCCGGGTCCCACAGGTCCTCGATGATCGGGTTGACGAAGTCCTGCGCCTCACGCAGCCACTTGTCCCGGTCCCAGTTCTTCCACTCGCCGCCCCGCCACTTGTCGAGGTCGATACCGTGCTGCTTGAGCCGGTCCTTCAGATCGTCCGGGATGGTGATCTTGCCGTCCCCGCCGGGCACCGGGGCGGCGGAGGCGCCGGGCGCGGCGGACGGGTCCTCCTCCGGACCGCAGCCTGTGGCGGTGAGCGCGAGCGCCGCCGCGAGGGCGGTCGACGCGAGCAGCGGACGTATCGTGCGCATGAGTGATCCCCCTGGGAACTTCGTGAACCGGGCGCCTTGCGACAAGCCGCCCGCCAACGCGGAACTACGTGAGCGCGCACTCCGGAACCCGGCCTCCGGCGGCGCCGGGCGCCCGGCGCCGAAGTGCGGCCCCCACTATGCCGGTGCCGTTGGGGACGGCGTGCGGCAGGGCCGCGGTTCCTCGGGGCGCGGCCCCCCACACCGTCCGTGACCCTCCGCACAGGGCCCGCGGGAGAGCCCCGCGCACCGGCGCCGCCGCCGGACCCGGGCGGAGGGGGACGGCCGCCCACCCGTCAATGGGGTGCGTTTTCAGTCACCCGTCCGGGTGGCGGTGTGCCGTTGTGCGGGGTGGGCACGCCGGGGGAGTGTCCGGAACGGGCGGGGAGGACGCTCGGGGCGGTCCGGCTGTCAGTGCGGAGCCGTAGGGTGGACGGGCTATGACGAAGCCATCCCTCCCCGAGCTCCTCCACGCCGCCGTCGCCGCCGTCGGCGGCATGGAAAGGCCAGGCCAGGTCGCCATGGCCGAGGCAGTCGCCCAGGCCGTCGACGACGGTACGCACCTGCTCGTCCAGGCCGGCACCGGCACCGGCAAGTCCCTCGGCTACCTGGTGCCCGCCCTGGCGCACGGGGACCGCGTCGTCGTGGCGACGGCCACGCTCGCCCTCCAGCGCCAGCTCGTCGAGCGGGACCTGCCGCGGACGGTCGACGCGCTGCACCCGTTGCTGCGCCGCCGTCCGGAGTTCGCCATGCTCAAGGGCCGCTCCAACTACCTGTGCCTGCACCGCATCCACGAGGGCGTGCCGCAGGAGGAGGAGGACGGACTGTTCGACCCGTTCGAGGCGGCCGCCCCGACCAGCAAGCTCGGCCAGGACCTGCTGCGCCTGCGCGACTGGTCGGACGAGACCGATACGGGCGACCGCGACGACCTGACGCCGGGCGTCTCCGACCGGGCGTGGGGGCAGGTGTCCGTCTCCTCGCGCGAGTGCCTGGGGGCGAGCAAGTGCGCATACGGTGCCGAGTGCTTCGCGGAGGCGGCGCGGGAGCGGGCCAAGCTCGCCGATGTGGTGGTGACCAACCACGCGCTGCTCGCCATCGACGCCATCGAGGGCGCCCCCGTCCTGCCGCAGCACGAGGTGCTGATCGTCGACGAGGCGCACGAGCTCGTCTCCCGCGTGACCGGGGTCGCCACCGGCGAGCTCACCCCCGGCCAGGTCAACCGGGCGGTGCGCAGAGCCGCGAAGCTCGTGGACGAGAAGGCCGCCGACCAGTTGCAGACGGCCGCGGAGGGCTTCGAGAAGCTGATGGAGCTGGCCCTGCCGGGCCGCCTCCAGGAGGTGCCCGAGGACCTCGCGTACGCCCTGATGGCGCTGCGGGACGCGGCCCGCACCGTGATCACGGCGCTGGGCGGCAACCGTGACCGGTCCGGGCAGGACGAGGACGCCGTCCGCAAGCAGGCCATGGCCGCCGTGGAGAACGTCCACGCGGTCGCGGAGCGCATCGCCAACGGCTCCGAGTACGACGTCGTCTGGTACGAGCGGCACGACCGCTTCGGCGCGTCCCTGCGGGTGGCCCCGCTGTCCGTGTCGGGTCTGCTGCGCGAGAAGCTCTTCGCCGACCGCTCGGTGGTCCTGACGTCGGCGACGCTCAAGCTCGGCGGGGACTTCAACGGGGTGGGCGCCTCGCTGGGGCTCGCGCCGGAGGGCGTCGAGGGCGAGGACCTGCCCGTGTGGAAGGGCATCGACGTCGGCTCGCCCTTCGACTACCCCAAGCAGGGCATCCTCTACGTCGCACGCCATCTGGCGACTCCCGGACGGGAGGGCAGCCGGACGGACATGCTGGACGAGCTGGCGGAGCTGATCGAGGCTGCCGGGGGCCGCACGCTCGGCCTGTTCTCCTCCATGAGGGCCGCGCAGGCCGCCGCCGAGGAGCTGCGGGGCCGCCTGGACAAGCCGGTGCTGCTCCAGGGCGAGGACACGCTCGGCGAGCTGATCAAGACGTTCGCCGCCGATGCGGAGACCTGCCTCTTCGGAACGCTGTCGCTGTGGCAGGGCGTCGACGTGCCGGGGCCGAACTGCCAGCTCGTGGTGATGGACCGGATCCCGTTCCCCCGCCCGGACGACCCGCTGATGAGCGCCCGGCAGAAGGCGGTCGAGGAGGCGGGCGGCAACGGCTTCATGGCGGTCGCCGCGACCCATGCCGCGCTGCTCATGGCGCAGGGCGCCGGCCGTCTCGTACGGGCCACGGGCGACCGCGGTGTGGTGGCCGTCCTCGACCCGCGGCTGGCGAACGCCCGCTACGGCGGCTTCCTGCGGGCCTCCCTGCCCGACTTCTGGTACACGACGGACCGCAATCAGGTCCGCCGCTCCCTGGCCGCCATCGATCAGGCGGCGAAGGCGGGCGCGTAGCGGCGAAGGCGGGCGCGTGGCGGGGCGCGCACCGGCGGCGCCCTTCGGGGTCCGGCGGCCGCCTTCGAACGCGCAGGCGCGGCGTTGGCGCCGGTCCGTGGTTCCCGGTGCCGGGCCGCAGCGGACATGGCGGGGCCCCGGGACCGGCGCAGAGGTCCCGGGGCCCGGTTCGGGGCCGGCGCAGGGGTCAGACTCGCCGCAGTACCGCGACCACCTTGCCGAGGATGGTCGCCTCGTCACCGGGGATGGGCTGGTAGGCGGCATTGTGCGGGAGCAGCCAGACGTGGCCGTCCTCCCGCTTGAAGCGCTTGACCGTGGCCTCGCCGTCGAGCATGGCTGCCACGATGTCGCCGTTCTCCGCGACCGGCTGGCGGCGGACCGTCACCCAGTCGCCGTCGCAGATGGCGGCCTCGATCATGGAGTCGCCCACGACCTTCAGGACGAACAGCTCACCGTCGCCCACCAGCTGCCGGGGGAGGGGAAAGACGTCCTCGACGGACTCCTCGGCCAGGATCGGGCCGCCGGCGGCGATCCGGCCGACGAGTGGGACGTACGAGGCGGCGGGCTTGCCGGTGGTGTCCGCGGGCTGGGCGCTCGGCTGGTCGGAGGCGCGCACCTCGTACGCGCGCGGCCGGTGCGGGTCGCGGCGGAGGAAGCCCTTCCGCTCCAGGGCCATCAGCTGGTGCGCCACCGAGGAGGTGCTGGACAGCCCGACCGCCTGGCCGATCTCCCGCATCGACGGGGGGTACCCCCGCCGCTGCACCGAGTCGCGGATGACCTCGATGACCCGGCGCTGCCGGTCCGTGAGTCCCGAGCTGTCGGCCCGGATGCCGGGAGGTCGGCCGGGGAGGGCGCGCGCGGGCTTGCCGGGCTCGGGCGTCGTGCCCGCCTCGTTCGCGTTCTTCACGGTCATGGCGTGTACCGGCTCGAATCGGCCCTGGGAGCGGTCCTGGGCGGTGATGGTGGCGCTGGCGCTGTCTGCGGTGGTGGTCACGTCGGCCCCTCTCGAATGGTCTCCCTGGCTGGCACAACGGTAGTTGCTTTCGAAAGGTTGCGCCAAACACACGTTCGAGTGAAAAACCACGGAATGGCTTACCTGTGCGTGCGCCTGGGTGTATGTGCGACCTTTCGCCCTGCGGGCGGGTGCGCCTCCGGTGCGGCCGATGCGCGTGCGACAGCGAGGCAATTCGGGCTATTACGGTATCGCCTGCCCGTCCCGCGAGCGGGGCCACCCCCCTCCGGCGCTGAGCCGGCTCCTCTCCGGGAGCGCGACACGCCGTGTACGGCGAATGAGGGCGGCCCTCTCCGCGGTGCCTTTCCGGGGTCTCCCCGAGTCCATGCGCACGGTGTTCCCGGGGCCTCTACGGCGCCTTCTCCGGGCCTTCCCGGGGCCTCCCCGGCGCCTTCGCGGGCACATTTACGGGGGCCTTTTCGGCGCCCTCCGGCGGGCCTCGCGGGGCTCTGTCGACGGCCCTCCCGCACCCCCGGCACCCCCGCCCCCGGCGGCGCCGGGGGCGGCCCGTGCCGTAGGCTCGTCCGCGGCCCGGGGGATGGCGCGCGGGGCGACACGCTCCGCGCCGCGAATGGGCCCGGGACCCTACATGTAGTGGTTGCATGGTGACAGCCACCTAGAAGTTGTGGTCCCCGGTCCGTCCGGGGTGATGGCATCGCCTATGCTTGAAGCTGCTTCGAGGGGGCCCGGAAGGGCCTCGCGGGGCTGTTCAGTCGTGCTGTGAAGGAGGGTTGGGACCATGCACTGCCCCTTCTGCAGGCACCCCGACAGCCGTGTCGTCGACAGTCGCACCACCGACGACGGGACGTCCATCCGCCGCCGCCGCCAGTGCCCCGACTGCTCCCGCCGCTTCACCACGGTGGAGACCTGCTCCCTCATGGTCGTGAAGCGCAGCGGGGTGACCGAGCCCTTCAGCCGGACCAAGGTCATCAACGGTGTGCGCAAGGCCTGCCAGGGGCGGCCCGTCACCGAGGACGCCCTGGCGCAGCTGGGCCAGCGCGTCGAGGAGGCCGTCCGGGCCACCGGCAGCGCGGAGCTCACCACGCACGACGTCGGCCTCGCCATACTCGGCCCGCTGCGGGAGCTCGACCTCGTCGCGTACCTGCGCTTCGCGTCCGTGTACCGCGCGTTCGACACCCTCGAGGACTTCGAGGCCGCCATCGCGGAGCTGCGCGAGCGGCGGCCGTCCGCGGAGGAGGGCGGCACCGGTACGGCCCCCGCGGTCCCGGTGCCCGCGACCTGAAGCCGGCCGAGCGGCCGACCGGACCCGCCGCGATGCGGTGACCGGCCGCGGACGCGGCCTATTCGACCTGTCACGGGTGCTGCTCGCAGTGCTCACGACGAAAGACGGAAACCGTGCCCTGGGAAGCTATGGGCACATCAGGGCGTTTTTGCCCGTATATGGGAGGCGGCATGACAGAGACGACGAGCGGCCCGGCACGAGGCTCCCGCGCCAAGGGGTCCAGCAAGGCGGGCAAGGGCCTGCGCATCGAGCGCATCCACACGACCCCCGGCGTGCACCCGTACGACGAGGTCGTCTGGGAACGCCGTGACGTCGTCATGACCAACTGGCGCGACGGCTCGGTCAACTTCGAGCAGCGTGGCGTCGAGTTCCCCGACTTCTGGTCGGTGAACGCGGTCAACATCGTCACCAGCAAGTACTTCCGGGGTGCCGTCGGCACGCCGCAGCGCGAGACGAGCCTGAAGCAGCTCATCGACCGCATCGTGAAGACCTACCGCAAGGCCGGCGAGGAGTACGGCTACTTCCCGTCCCCCGCCGACGCGGAGGTCTTCGAGCACGAGCTCGCCTACGCCCTCCTGCACCAGATCTTCAGCTTCAACTCGCCGGTGTGGTTCAACGTCGGCACGCCGCAGCCCCAGCAGGTCTCCGCCTGCTTCATCCTGTCGGTCGACGACTCCATGGAGTCGATCCTCGACTGGTACAAGGAAGAGGGCATGATCTTCAAGGGCGGCTCGGGCGCCGGCCTGAACCTCTCCCGCATCCGCTCCTCCAAGGAACTGCTCTCCTCCGGCGGCAACGCCTCCGGTCCGGTTTCCTTCATGCGCGGCGCCGACGCCTCCGCCGGCACCATCAAGTCGGGCGGCGCCACCCGTCGCGCCGCCAAGATGGTCATCCTCGACGTCGACCACCCCGACATCGAGGACTTCATCGAGACCAAGGTGAAGGAGGAGGAGAAGATCCGCGCCCTGCGCGACGCGGGCTTCGACATGGACCTGGGCGGCGACGACATCACGTCCGTCCAGTACCAGAACGCCAACAACTCCGTCCGCGTGAACGACGAGTTCATGAAGGCCGTGGAGGCCGGCGGCACGTTCGGCCTGCGCGCCCGCATGACCGGCGAGGTCATCGAGGAGGTCGACGCCAAGGCGCTGTTCCGCAAGATGGCCGAGGCCGCCTGGGCCTGCGCCGACCCGGGTATCCAGTACGACGACACGATCAACCACTGGCACACCTGCCCCGAGTCCGGCCGCATCAACGGCTCGAACCCGTGCAGCGAGTACATGCACCTGGACAACACGTCCTGCAACCTGGCCTCGCTGAACCTGATGAAGTTCCTGAAGGACGACGGCAAGGGCAACCAGTCCTTCGACGTCGAGCGCTTCGCGAAGGTCGTCGAGCTGGTCATCACGGCGATGGACATCTCCATCTGCTTCGCCGACTTCCCGACCGAGAAGATCGGCGAGAACACCCGCGCCTTCCGCCAGCTCGGCATCGGCTACGCCAACCTCGGCGCCCTGCTCATGGCGACCGGCCACGCCTACGACTCCGACGGCGGCCGCGCCCTGGCCGGCGCGATCACCTCGCTGATGACCGGCACTTCCTACCGCCGCTCGGCCGAGCTGGCCGCGGTCGTCGGCCCGTACGACGGCTACGCCCGCAACGCCGAGGCGCACCAGCGCGTCATGAAGCAGCACGCCGACGCCAACGGCGCGGCCGTCCGCATGGACGACCTCGACACCCCGATCTGGGCCGCCGCGACGGAGGCCTGGCAGGACGTGATCCGCCTCGGCGGGAAGAACGGCTTCCGCAACTCCCAGGCGTCCGTCATCGCCCCGACCGGCACCATCGGCCTCGCGATGTCCTGCGACACCACCGGCCTCGAGCCCGACCTCGCCCTGGTCAAGTTCAAGAAGCTGGTCGGCGGCGGCTCCATGCAGATCGTCAACGGCACGGTCCCGCAGGCCCTGCGACGCCTGGGCTACCAGGAGGAGCAGATCGAGGCGATCGTCGCGCACATCGCCGAGCACGGCAACGTGATCGACGCCCCCGGCCTCAAGCAGGAGCACTACGAGGTCTTCGACTGCGCGATGGGCGAGCGCTCGATCTCCGCGATGGGCCACGTGCGGATGATGGCGGCCATCCAGCCGTGGATCTCCGGCGCCCTCTCCAAGACGGTGAACCTGCCCGAGACGGCCACCGTCGAGGACGTCGAGGAGGTCTACTTCGAGGCGTGGAAGATGGGCGTCAAGGCGCTCGCCATCTACCGCGACAACTGCAAGGTCGGCCAGCCGCTCTCCGCCAAGAAGAAGGAGGAGGAGAAGAAGACCGAGGTCGCGAAGGTCGCCGAGCCCGCGAAGGTCGAGAAGGTCGTCGAGTACCGCCCGGTCCGCAAGCGCCTCCCGAAGGGACGTCCCGGCATCACCACCTCCTTCACGGTCGGCGGCGCCGAGGGCTACATGACGGCCAACTCCTACCCGGACGACGGCCTGGGCGAGGTCTTCCTCAAGATGTCCAAGCAGGGCTCGACCCTCGCGGGCATGATGGACGCCTTCTCCATCGCCGTCTCGGTCGGCCTCCAGTACGGCGTGCCGCTGGAGACGTACGTCTCGAAGTTCACCAACATGCGCTTCGAGCCGGCCGGTATGACGGACGACCCGGACGTGCGGATGGCGCAGTCGATCGTCGACTACATCTTCCGCCGCCTGGCGCTCGACTTCCTGCCCTTCGAGACCCGCTCGGCGCTCGGCATCCACTCCGCGGAGGAGCGCCAGCGGCACCTGGAGACCGGTTCGTACGAGCCGGCGGACGACGAGGTGGACGTCGAGGGCCTCGCCCAGTCCGCCCCGCGCCGTCAGGAGGCACCGAAGTCCGTCCCCGCCCCCAAGGCGGAGGCCCCGGCCGCCCCGGCCTCCCCGCAGGCGCCGCACACCTCGGCGGAGCTGGTCGAGATGCAGCTCGGCATCCAGGCCGACGCCCCGCTCTGCTTCTCCTGCGGTACGAAGATGCAGCGCGCCGGCTCCTGCTACATCTGCGAGGGCTGCGGCTCCACCAGCGGCTGCAGCTGACCCGCGGTGCCGCGCACGGCTTCGGCCGGCGCGGCGCCCCTCGGGTGAACGGCGTGAGGGGACCGGCCGCCGGCCGGTCCCCTTCGCCGTGCCCCGGCCGCCCCGGAAGGGGGCCGGCCGCGCGGGCGCCGCGGCGAGCCGGAACCGCCGAGTCAGCGCAGGGCGCCCATGCTGCGGGTGAAGGCCTCCGGATCAGCGTCGTAGCCGTGCACGGCGGCCCGGTACGTCCAGGTCTGCGGGCCCTGGCGGGTGAACTCGACGACGGTGGCCGACGTGGCGTCCCGGACGGCGCCGAAGTCGTCGCGGAACAGCTCCTCGTAGCCCTCCTTGACGAAGACGGCCGTGTTCGCCACGTCGCCGAAGGTCACGCGGCCGCCGCCCTGCTGGATGGCGATGCCGACGACCACGCGCGCGTAGGCGGGCGCGAGGCGGTTCAGCTCCAGCACCATGGACTCGTCGATGCCCAGCCCCAGCCCCGTGCGGCTGTCGCGGCTCAGGGTGATCGTCCCGTCCGGGGACCGGCTGTCGAAGTGGACCAGGTACGCCGGTTCGCCGGCCGGCGCCTGCGCGGTGTAGACGGCGGCGATGATGTCCAGGTCGTGGACCGGGCCGCCGCTGCTCGGGTCCCACTTGAGGGACACCTCGACCTTTCCTACGCCCTTGTTGAGACTGCTCACAGCTCCCCCTCTCCGGGACCGGCGCGCGCAGGGGCCGACTCCCCTCCGTGCCCGGTCGGCTCCCCATGGTGTCACGAGGCGTCGGTCGTGAAGGGCTGATGGGCGGGATCCCGGCGCCGTACGATGGCGCGGTGCTGGTCAAGTGGATTCGCTGCACCGTCGTGGACCGTCGGGGGTTCGAGCGGGGGCAGCGGAAATGGGCGGGGCTGCCGGGGGAACCGGGCTTCCGGGGGCAGGGCGGCGGGTGGAGCCGGCTGCGCCCCGGCGTCGCCCACGTCTTCTCCTTCTGGGAGAGCCGCGCCTTCTACGACTCCTTCATGGCGCGGTCCCACGACAGGCTGGCCGCCGCCCAGTCCGGCACCTTCAAGGGGGCGCAGGCCAAGCTGTTCGACCACCGCTTCGACGTCAAGACCGGTTTCGAGCCCCGCTTCACCGACGCCGACGTCGTACGGGTCGCCCACAGCCGTATCCGCGAGGACCGCGTCGAGC is a window encoding:
- a CDS encoding trypsin-like serine peptidase, whose translation is MRTIRPLLASTALAAALALTATGCGPEEDPSAAPGASAAPVPGGDGKITIPDDLKDRLKQHGIDLDKWRGGEWKNWDRDKWLREAQDFVNPIIEDLWDPDRMREAEEPDQPVEDGDIPDDAGVTDPTPARVEATAVKPAYHDGAPEAGKLLFDGPKGSMVCSATVVQDPANPGRSNLVWTAGHCVHAGKNGGWYRNIAFVPSYNDKGLSTAQLEKASREDVAPYGVWWGDWAQTSEQWIDQGASTGGQGAPYDFAVVHVTPEKGGGGKSLEETVGSALPVEFDAPAAPRIASMEATGYPAAPPYDGQRMFQCADKPGRLSLKAEQPTMYRIGCSMTGGSSGGGWVAAGKDGKPALVSNTSIGPVQAGWLAGPRLGAEAKGVFTAVSEKFAGR
- the nrdR gene encoding transcriptional regulator NrdR; the encoded protein is MHCPFCRHPDSRVVDSRTTDDGTSIRRRRQCPDCSRRFTTVETCSLMVVKRSGVTEPFSRTKVINGVRKACQGRPVTEDALAQLGQRVEEAVRATGSAELTTHDVGLAILGPLRELDLVAYLRFASVYRAFDTLEDFEAAIAELRERRPSAEEGGTGTAPAVPVPAT
- a CDS encoding YdbC family protein, with amino-acid sequence MLVKWIRCTVVDRRGFERGQRKWAGLPGEPGFRGQGGGWSRLRPGVAHVFSFWESRAFYDSFMARSHDRLAAAQSGTFKGAQAKLFDHRFDVKTGFEPRFTDADVVRVAHSRIREDRVEHYALMQEKVWNPAMAGSPGMLRGLFGEAPGNEFLVLSMWRSAAEHGKYRAERVERLALRAQLATDVVALTGDVVDLEPAWTV
- a CDS encoding TerD family protein, encoding MSSLNKGVGKVEVSLKWDPSSGGPVHDLDIIAAVYTAQAPAGEPAYLVHFDSRSPDGTITLSRDSRTGLGLGIDESMVLELNRLAPAYARVVVGIAIQQGGGRVTFGDVANTAVFVKEGYEELFRDDFGAVRDATSATVVEFTRQGPQTWTYRAAVHGYDADPEAFTRSMGALR
- the lexA gene encoding transcriptional repressor LexA, with product MTTTADSASATITAQDRSQGRFEPVHAMTVKNANEAGTTPEPGKPARALPGRPPGIRADSSGLTDRQRRVIEVIRDSVQRRGYPPSMREIGQAVGLSSTSSVAHQLMALERKGFLRRDPHRPRAYEVRASDQPSAQPADTTGKPAASYVPLVGRIAAGGPILAEESVEDVFPLPRQLVGDGELFVLKVVGDSMIEAAICDGDWVTVRRQPVAENGDIVAAMLDGEATVKRFKREDGHVWLLPHNAAYQPIPGDEATILGKVVAVLRRV
- a CDS encoding ATP-dependent DNA helicase; translation: MTKPSLPELLHAAVAAVGGMERPGQVAMAEAVAQAVDDGTHLLVQAGTGTGKSLGYLVPALAHGDRVVVATATLALQRQLVERDLPRTVDALHPLLRRRPEFAMLKGRSNYLCLHRIHEGVPQEEEDGLFDPFEAAAPTSKLGQDLLRLRDWSDETDTGDRDDLTPGVSDRAWGQVSVSSRECLGASKCAYGAECFAEAARERAKLADVVVTNHALLAIDAIEGAPVLPQHEVLIVDEAHELVSRVTGVATGELTPGQVNRAVRRAAKLVDEKAADQLQTAAEGFEKLMELALPGRLQEVPEDLAYALMALRDAARTVITALGGNRDRSGQDEDAVRKQAMAAVENVHAVAERIANGSEYDVVWYERHDRFGASLRVAPLSVSGLLREKLFADRSVVLTSATLKLGGDFNGVGASLGLAPEGVEGEDLPVWKGIDVGSPFDYPKQGILYVARHLATPGREGSRTDMLDELAELIEAAGGRTLGLFSSMRAAQAAAEELRGRLDKPVLLQGEDTLGELIKTFAADAETCLFGTLSLWQGVDVPGPNCQLVVMDRIPFPRPDDPLMSARQKAVEEAGGNGFMAVAATHAALLMAQGAGRLVRATGDRGVVAVLDPRLANARYGGFLRASLPDFWYTTDRNQVRRSLAAIDQAAKAGA
- a CDS encoding vitamin B12-dependent ribonucleotide reductase; translation: MTETTSGPARGSRAKGSSKAGKGLRIERIHTTPGVHPYDEVVWERRDVVMTNWRDGSVNFEQRGVEFPDFWSVNAVNIVTSKYFRGAVGTPQRETSLKQLIDRIVKTYRKAGEEYGYFPSPADAEVFEHELAYALLHQIFSFNSPVWFNVGTPQPQQVSACFILSVDDSMESILDWYKEEGMIFKGGSGAGLNLSRIRSSKELLSSGGNASGPVSFMRGADASAGTIKSGGATRRAAKMVILDVDHPDIEDFIETKVKEEEKIRALRDAGFDMDLGGDDITSVQYQNANNSVRVNDEFMKAVEAGGTFGLRARMTGEVIEEVDAKALFRKMAEAAWACADPGIQYDDTINHWHTCPESGRINGSNPCSEYMHLDNTSCNLASLNLMKFLKDDGKGNQSFDVERFAKVVELVITAMDISICFADFPTEKIGENTRAFRQLGIGYANLGALLMATGHAYDSDGGRALAGAITSLMTGTSYRRSAELAAVVGPYDGYARNAEAHQRVMKQHADANGAAVRMDDLDTPIWAAATEAWQDVIRLGGKNGFRNSQASVIAPTGTIGLAMSCDTTGLEPDLALVKFKKLVGGGSMQIVNGTVPQALRRLGYQEEQIEAIVAHIAEHGNVIDAPGLKQEHYEVFDCAMGERSISAMGHVRMMAAIQPWISGALSKTVNLPETATVEDVEEVYFEAWKMGVKALAIYRDNCKVGQPLSAKKKEEEKKTEVAKVAEPAKVEKVVEYRPVRKRLPKGRPGITTSFTVGGAEGYMTANSYPDDGLGEVFLKMSKQGSTLAGMMDAFSIAVSVGLQYGVPLETYVSKFTNMRFEPAGMTDDPDVRMAQSIVDYIFRRLALDFLPFETRSALGIHSAEERQRHLETGSYEPADDEVDVEGLAQSAPRRQEAPKSVPAPKAEAPAAPASPQAPHTSAELVEMQLGIQADAPLCFSCGTKMQRAGSCYICEGCGSTSGCS